The Streptomyces sp. NBC_00435 nucleotide sequence CGCGGGTTGTTGATGTGGGACGAGGCGGTAACGAAGTATGACTTCGGGCCGAGCCATCCGATGGACCCGGTGCGCCTGGCGCTGACCATGGGTCTGGTGCGGGCCTTCGGGCTCGACCGGGAGCTGGAGGTGCGGGCGGGCCGGCCGGCCGGGGAGTCCACGCTGCGCCTCGTCCACCGTGAGGACTACGTCGCCGCGGTGCGCGAGGTGTCGGCCGACCCCGGGGTCGCGGACGGTTCGTACGGGCTCGGGACCATGGACGACCCGGCCTTCCACGGCATGCACGAGGCGTCCGCGCTGATCGCCGGGCAGTCGGTGGCGGCGGCCGAGGCGATCTGGCGCGGGGACGCCGAGCACGCCGTGAACTTCGCCGGCGGGCTGCACCACGCGATGCCCGGCGGGGCGGCCGGGTTCTGCGTGTACAACGACGCGGCGCTGGCGATCGCGCGGCTGCTGGAGCTGGGGGCCGAGCGGGTCGCGTACGTGGACGTGGACGTGCACCACGGGGACGGGGTGCAGGCGGCGTTCTGGGACGACCCGAGGGTGCTGACCGTGTCCCTGCACGAACATCCCCGGACCCTGTTCCCACAGACCGGGTGGCCCGAGGAGACGGGCGGGCCGGCCGCTGAGGGGTCGGCGGTGAACATCGCGCTGCCCGCCGGGACCGGGGACGAGGGGTGGCTGCGGGCCTTCCACTCGGTGGTGCCGGAGCTGCTGGAGGACTTCCGGCCGCAGGTGCTGGTGACCCAGCACGGGGCCGACACCCACTTCGAGGACCCGCTGGCGCATCTGGCGGTGTCGCTGGACGCGCAGCGGGCGGTGCAGGAGGCCTGCCACGAGCTGGCGCACTCCTGGGCGGACGGGCGGTGGCTGGCGCTGGGGGGCGGGGGGTACGCGGTCGTGGACGTCGTACCGCGGTCGTGGACGCACCTGGTGGCCATTGCCGGGCATCGGCCGATCGCACCGGAGACGGCGGTGCCGGGGTCCTGGCGGGAGTTGGTGTACGCGCGGACGCGGGAGGTGGCGCCGGGGCGGATGACTGACGGGCGGGTGCCTGTGTGGCGGGACTGGGAGGCGGGGTACGACCCCGCCGATCGGATCGACCAGGCCGTACTGGCCACCCGGCGTGCGGTGTTCCCCCTGCGGGGGTTGCTGGCCTAGGGCCTGTCTCACCTGCCCGCCCTTCCACCGTTGGCGTGAGGTTACGCCAACGGTGGTGGGATTGGCCGGAACTGGTGAGGGGTCAGGTCCGGTGCGGGAGCATCGGGAGGGTGTTGAGTACCGGCGCGCTGCGTGCGCATCTGCTGGCCGCCCGTCTGGCCGGGACCGTCGCGACTTCCCGGGAGGAGAGCCTGCGCAGTTACCGGCTGTTCGCGGCACGGGATCCGCGCGTGCTGCTGGGGCTGGATCCGGAATGGGGCTGGGGGGAGGCGGAGCTCCTGCGGCTCATGGCGGACAAGTGCGGGGTCTCGGCGGATCCGGCGCACGTCAGCGGGCCGGACATGATCGATCCGGAGCGGACGGTGGCGGGGCTGGAAGCCTTCGCCGAGCGGCTTCGCGCGGCTGCCGGGATGCGGGCCCCGGTGCTGTTAGGGACCGGGCACCCGCACCGACTCCTGGGGTTCTACGCCACATTGGCCGACGCGTTGTCGGCGGCGGGATGTGATGTCCTCACCCCGGCGCGGGGGGTGCCCGTCGACATGCCGACCCGGTTCGGCGTACGTACGCACCGCATCGATTACGTACGGGGGGTCGCACTGGTGCGTGAGGACGGCGCGCGGCCGGACGGGAGTGGCACCGGCGCGCACTCCCATTCGCCGCTGCCGGTTCGGATCGCGCTCGGGGCCCTCGCGGAGTCCGGCGGGCCGCTGCCGGAGCTCGTGATCGGGGATCACGGATGGGTCTGCGGCGCAGGTCAGCTTGGTGTGGAGGCGATCGGTCTGGCCGATACGGATGATCCCGCGCTGTTCGTGGGGGAGGCCGAGGGGCGGGTCTCGGTGGCCGTTCCGCTTGATGACGCGGTGCGCTCGGACTACTACCGACCGCTCACTCGCTATGTACTCAATCGGGCGAGTCTGTCGGGTTGGCAGGAGTGGCCGTAGCTCCTCTTCCCCACTCGTATCACACGCCCCTACTCTGGGGAGTGAGCGTGCGACGACGGGGCGTAACCGGAGGGGAAGCCGGTGCCCGTCATGCGCGGAAGGTCAAGGTGTGTCATGGCTGCTGGCGAGAGGCCTCTCAGTGAGGTTCAGTTCCTGACCGTGGCGGAGGTCGCCTCGGTGATGCGAGTGTCGAAGATGACCGTGTACCGCTTGGTGCACAACGGACATCTGCCCGCAATCCGGGTGGGCCGGTCCTTCC carries:
- a CDS encoding acetoin utilization protein AcuC; protein product: MSGRGLLMWDEAVTKYDFGPSHPMDPVRLALTMGLVRAFGLDRELEVRAGRPAGESTLRLVHREDYVAAVREVSADPGVADGSYGLGTMDDPAFHGMHEASALIAGQSVAAAEAIWRGDAEHAVNFAGGLHHAMPGGAAGFCVYNDAALAIARLLELGAERVAYVDVDVHHGDGVQAAFWDDPRVLTVSLHEHPRTLFPQTGWPEETGGPAAEGSAVNIALPAGTGDEGWLRAFHSVVPELLEDFRPQVLVTQHGADTHFEDPLAHLAVSLDAQRAVQEACHELAHSWADGRWLALGGGGYAVVDVVPRSWTHLVAIAGHRPIAPETAVPGSWRELVYARTREVAPGRMTDGRVPVWRDWEAGYDPADRIDQAVLATRRAVFPLRGLLA
- a CDS encoding phosphatase, which gives rise to MLSTGALRAHLLAARLAGTVATSREESLRSYRLFAARDPRVLLGLDPEWGWGEAELLRLMADKCGVSADPAHVSGPDMIDPERTVAGLEAFAERLRAAAGMRAPVLLGTGHPHRLLGFYATLADALSAAGCDVLTPARGVPVDMPTRFGVRTHRIDYVRGVALVREDGARPDGSGTGAHSHSPLPVRIALGALAESGGPLPELVIGDHGWVCGAGQLGVEAIGLADTDDPALFVGEAEGRVSVAVPLDDAVRSDYYRPLTRYVLNRASLSGWQEWP
- a CDS encoding helix-turn-helix domain-containing protein gives rise to the protein MAAGERPLSEVQFLTVAEVASVMRVSKMTVYRLVHNGHLPAIRVGRSFRVPENAVHEYLRESFVGVESA